The Hemicordylus capensis ecotype Gifberg chromosome 6, rHemCap1.1.pri, whole genome shotgun sequence genome window below encodes:
- the LOC128329249 gene encoding membrane primary amine oxidase-like, with the protein MFFFYDVLDREGSSPRDLFLSGLYPISSHFWSTISCYSSSSFTATGGLRCENGCGHFTQDLATMNLKALLILLVLALATIFALVCVLLTRKETLPHCSAKSQASLNGRHSNKSLVFADLSAEEMDVVVKYLQNHLGLPLVDAYHANPADNCIYYLDVELPHKEEVLKFLDHGGPHPTRQALAVMYFGNQPDPNITEYIVGPLPTPTYHRDVTMQKYGRKLSYHSRSVIGNEYEEIGKFLLNKKLPEAPNFLKEAFGHNGSDFQSLTSAPRGFQSGDRVTWFTLFQNTKGFFLHPVGLELLVDHSSLDISQWSVPKVFYNGQYYNGLAKLEREYLGGRVPLAKVKTASPDGGFSSMEPKFPHQESGPLSHEPCGPRYSVRNNQVVSSSWSFAFRIDVNRGPRIYDITFKGQRIVYELSVQDAMSVYGSNSPGGMSTRYMDGSFGIGRFMYSLVRGVDCPYSATFLDALYLMETLKPEVQKNSICVFEQNVEVPFRRHYSNLQSLHYGGLPATALVLRSVATLGNYDYIWDFVFHPNGAIESKVRATGYITSSFFYGDGLNYGNRVADHTLGTIHTHFINYKVDLDVAGVKNSVLANDMTFETLKVPWSPEHEIRRMKIVKKILDTEDKATFRHHDDMPRYIYFAAQNKNKWGHERGYRIQPISFSGDHLPEIDPMERAISWGRYKLAVTKRKEEEPFSTSIYNQNDPWTPSVAFADFIDNETIVNEDLVAWITTGFLHIPHAEDIPNTVTLGNAVGFLLRPYNYFDEDPSVYSPDSVFFTSEQDPTSCDVNHLACLPQTAACLPNLPSFTYKGFQNLTRL; encoded by the exons ATGTTTTTCTTCTATGATGTTCTTGATAGGGAAGGGAGTTCTCCTCGTGACCTCTTCCTTTCTGGCCTCTACCCAATCTCGTCACATTTCTGGAGTACCATATCCTGCTATAGTTCTAGCAGCTTCACTGCCACTGGGGGTCTTCGTTGTGAGAACGGCTGTGGACACTtcactcaggaccttgcaacaaTGAACCTGAAAGCCCTCCTCATTCTTCTGGTGCTTGCTCTGGCTACTATTTTTGCCTTAGTGTGTGTGTTGCTGACTCGGAAGGAGACGCTTCCCCACTGCAGTGCCAAGTCACAGGCTTCCCTGAATGGAAGGCACAGCAACAAGAGTCTGGTATTTGCTGACCTGTCAGCAGAAGAGATGGACGTGGTGGTCAAGTACTTACAGAACCACCTGGGATTGCCCTTGGTAGATGCTTATCATGCCAACCCTGCTGATAACTGCATTTACTACTTGGATGTGGAACTTCCTCACAAAGAAGAGGTGCTGAAGTTCCTTGATCATGGTGGGCCACACCCCACCCGACAAGCACTGGCCGTGATGTACTTTGGAAACCAGCCAGATCCAAATATCACGGAGTACATCGTGGGCCCACTCCCAACTCCAACATACCATCGGGATGTGACCATGCAGAAGTATGGAAGAAAGTTATCCTACCATAGTAGATCTGTAATAGGCAATGAATATGAAGAAATTGGGAAATTCCTGCTGAACAAGAAGCTTCCTGAGGCACCCAATTTCCTAAAGGAGGCATTTGGGCATAATGGGAGCGACTTTCAAAGCCTCACATCAGCCCCTCGGGGGTTCCAGTCTGGAGATCGAGTCACTTGGTTTACGTTGTTCCAGAATACAAAGGGCTTCTTCCTGCACCCGGTGGGACTGGAGCTCTTGGTAGACCACAGTAGTCTGGATATCTCTCAGTGGAGTGTACCAAAGGTATTCTATAATGGTCAGTATTATAATGGCTTGGCAAAGCTGGAAAGAGAGTATCTAGGGGGGCGTGTGCCTCTGGCAAAAGTCAAGACAGCCTCACCAGATGGGGGTTTTTCCTCAATGGAGCCAAAGTTCCCCCATCAGGAATCAGGCCCTTTGTCCCATGAGCCTTGTGGGCCACGCTACAGTGTGAGAAACAACCAGgttgtctcctcctcctggagTTTTGCCTTCAGGATCGATGTGAACAGGGGACCACGAATCTATGATATCACATTCAAGGGCCAAAGGATTGTCTATGAACTCAGTGTGCAGGATGCCATGTCTGTTTATGGATCCAACAGCCCTGGTGGGATGTCAACCCGATACATGGATGGGAGTTTTGGAATAGGAAGGTTCATGTATTCACTGGTCCGGGGGGTCGACTGTCCATACTCTGCTACTTTTCTCGATGCCCTGTACTTAATGGAGACCTTGAAACCAGAGGTGCAGAAGAACTCAATCTGTGTTTTTGAGCAGAATGTAGAGGTCCCTTTTCGGCGGCATTACTCCAACCTTCAATCCCTCCACTATGGGGGACTGCCTGCTACTGCACTGGTTCTGCGTTCTGTGGCAACTTTGGGCAACTATGACTATATCTGGGACTTTGTTTTTCATCCAAATGGTGCCATTGAAAGCAAAGTCCGAGCCACTGGATACATAACCTCATCTTTCTTCTATGGTGATGGGCTAAACTATGGCAATAGAGTTGCAGATCACACCCTTGGGACGATTCATACCCACTTCATCAACTACAAAGTGGACTTGGATGTTGCAG GTGTGAAGAATTCTGTGCTAGCCAATGACATGACCTTTGAGACACTGAAGGTCCCTTGGAGCCCAGAGCATGAGATTCGCCGGATGAAAATTGTGAAAAAGATCTTGGATACTGAGGACAAGGCCACCTTTCGCCATCATGATGATATGCCCAGATACATATATTTTGCAGcccaaaataaaaacaagtggGGCCATGAACGTGGCTATCGGATCCAGCCAATCAGCTTTTCTGGGGATCATCTACCAGAGATTGATCCAATGGAGCGAGCCATCAGCTGGGGCAG GTACAAGTTGGCCGTCAccaagaggaaagaagaggagccCTTCAGCACCAGCATCTATAACCAGAACGACCCATGGACACCTTCAGTTGCCTTTGCTGACTTCATAGACAATGAGACCATTGTCAATGAG GACCTGGTTGCCTGGATCACCACTGGCTTCCTGCACATTCCACATGCTGAGGACATCCCCAACACTGTGACACTTGGAAATGCGGTTGGCTTCCTTTTGAGACCATACAACTATTTTGATGAAGATCCCTCCGTCTATTCTCCTGACAGTGTTTTCTTCACCAGCGAGCAGGACCCCACTTCCTGTGATGTCAACCACCTTGCATGCCTGCCCCAAACTGCTGCATGCTTGCCTAACCTTCCATCATTCACATACAAGGGTTTCCAAAATCTAACAAGGCTCTGA